A single Deinococcus betulae DNA region contains:
- the holA gene encoding DNA polymerase III subunit delta, with amino-acid sequence MPLLAFTGNPFLAEETLRLTLRARTIDPRSLPRVSGEDVTLDLLDAHLQPGLFGDGGVIVDLAGVKPDKALLERLVGAAVTVALLDEAPPATRLKLYEARGEVIPSAAPSKPGDVTGWVTQRARAQKVPLDKGACAYLAEVYGADLAGIAAELNKLALLDGPFTREAVQRVVGLEPPGDSFAMLGAATAGRVTEAVTQLRRLLAAGEDPFKLMGAVVWQYSLVARCVALQQEGGPVSEGVAAQRLGVKPYPAKKALEVARRLNEARIRTHLERILAADLAMKRGQDAGTVMERLVVQLSL; translated from the coding sequence GTGCCCCTTCTAGCCTTTACGGGCAACCCCTTTCTGGCGGAAGAAACGCTGCGCCTGACCCTGCGGGCCCGCACGATAGACCCCCGCTCTCTTCCGCGCGTCAGCGGCGAGGACGTGACGCTGGACCTTCTGGACGCGCACCTGCAACCGGGCCTGTTTGGCGACGGCGGCGTCATCGTGGACCTGGCCGGGGTCAAGCCCGACAAGGCGCTGCTGGAGCGTCTGGTGGGCGCCGCCGTAACGGTGGCCCTGCTGGATGAGGCGCCCCCGGCCACGCGCCTGAAACTGTACGAGGCGCGCGGCGAGGTGATTCCTTCGGCCGCGCCCAGCAAGCCGGGCGACGTGACGGGCTGGGTCACCCAGCGGGCCCGCGCTCAGAAGGTGCCGCTGGATAAGGGGGCCTGCGCTTACCTGGCCGAGGTCTACGGCGCCGACCTGGCGGGCATCGCCGCTGAACTGAACAAACTGGCACTGCTGGACGGCCCCTTTACCCGGGAGGCTGTGCAGCGCGTGGTGGGCCTGGAGCCGCCCGGCGACAGTTTTGCCATGCTGGGCGCCGCCACCGCTGGCCGCGTCACCGAGGCCGTGACCCAGCTGCGCCGCCTGCTGGCCGCCGGCGAGGACCCCTTCAAACTGATGGGCGCGGTGGTGTGGCAGTACAGCCTGGTCGCGCGATGCGTGGCGCTGCAGCAAGAGGGCGGGCCGGTCAGTGAGGGCGTGGCCGCGCAGCGCCTGGGCGTCAAGCCCTACCCCGCCAAGAAGGCACTGGAGGTGGCCCGCCGCCTCAATGAAGCCAGGATTCGAACGCACCTGGAGCGTATTCTGGCCGCCGACCTCGCCATGAAGCGTGGCCAGGACGCCGGCACGGTCATGGAACGCCTGGTGGTCCAGCTGAGCCTGTAA
- a CDS encoding BTAD domain-containing putative transcriptional regulator yields the protein MAHLQLSPVIPRPLRGELPRARVAATLAEAETPLVVLVAPSGYGKTTALAQHARQTARAVAWLSVQEDHAEGGALEQAVVAALKAALPEVQVPQWQAAQLSPAPAARAQALARDLDGAPANLDLVLDGADLLGTAAGRWLDALVGALGEGHRLLLSGCERPPLQLSRHLAAGMARLLGAEDLAFSLPETQAYFAGRQAAQSPEAAHQALEGWPAGLALVASGAAPLLLPDDLVRDVLGRLPPEVRVRLPEAAVADTWHEAGLARLGVALPAGWLRAARAVGLPLTPLGGEAARPHRLVLNLLEAELRAQPERHQQLHLAAGQAAEADGEEVRALGHYLKAGAQDTALALAERLVRRYEVRWEPRLVRQVVEQLPEAHLTPQLRRAWGQALLETGEAARGEALLRTLRAEGHRDRRLLFALGTLAARSGRFQEQLSLADEGLALTQPDEPTLSLRRLRASALLGCGELAAGLQEALAAAEQAETEDDLLGLGAALALVHEAYMVLGQPLDSERALRRGLEVYQALGMPSRALALQNDLACLLQGQGRIDEGLTVGTQALTLATQEGSVMQPLLQATLGDLHRAAGQYEQARALYGAALAGSAAFKLDTLPPLIWPGLAEAALRCGDLPAANEALARARHAAPHGASESAHQLALCEGLFAFEQRDWAAAQTYFAQAAQSRAAFGVQERAQAYLAELARQMGRLNAAHLAPLRLALQHPERSVLRADAAVLTELFALCQGGGEVTTGHPAYPAAPGVPRLRLGLLTLGSLRVQVQGEPLHLPRAKSGEILVWLALHGPGTRERIVDALWDGSAERRHGEHFRVAVRQLRCALAAHPAVTFNPLPFEAGLYRLAEEFEVCLDSRLARAALASGEPEALRRAAEAYVGPFLPQQDAEWIAELRGEVEAETLAAALTLGAQMQATDPALSLWAYTRAADLDPMNEQAQRGLLRGHLRRGDQGAADRAYARYARRLLDELNEAPGFTLRDL from the coding sequence ATGGCACACCTCCAACTCAGTCCAGTTATTCCGCGGCCTCTGCGCGGCGAACTGCCGCGCGCCAGGGTGGCGGCCACATTGGCCGAGGCCGAGACCCCGCTGGTCGTGCTGGTCGCGCCGTCCGGGTACGGCAAGACGACGGCGCTGGCCCAGCATGCACGCCAGACCGCCCGCGCCGTGGCCTGGCTGAGTGTGCAGGAGGATCACGCCGAGGGCGGCGCCCTGGAACAGGCGGTGGTCGCGGCGCTGAAGGCGGCCCTGCCAGAGGTGCAGGTGCCGCAGTGGCAGGCGGCCCAGCTGTCGCCCGCGCCTGCCGCGCGCGCCCAGGCCCTCGCCCGTGACCTGGACGGCGCCCCGGCGAACCTGGACCTCGTGCTGGACGGCGCCGACCTGCTGGGGACTGCCGCTGGCCGCTGGCTGGACGCCCTGGTGGGCGCCCTGGGCGAGGGCCACCGCCTGCTGCTGAGCGGCTGCGAGCGCCCACCTCTGCAACTGTCACGCCATCTGGCTGCCGGAATGGCGCGGCTGCTGGGCGCAGAGGATCTGGCGTTTTCTCTGCCCGAAACCCAGGCGTATTTTGCTGGGCGGCAGGCCGCTCAGTCGCCCGAAGCCGCCCATCAGGCCCTGGAAGGCTGGCCAGCGGGCCTGGCCCTGGTGGCCAGCGGCGCCGCGCCCCTGCTGTTGCCCGACGATCTGGTGCGCGATGTGCTGGGCCGTCTGCCGCCCGAAGTCCGCGTTCGGCTGCCCGAAGCGGCGGTGGCCGACACCTGGCACGAAGCGGGGCTGGCGCGGCTGGGCGTGGCCCTGCCCGCAGGCTGGTTGCGTGCGGCGCGGGCAGTGGGCCTGCCCCTGACGCCGCTGGGGGGCGAGGCCGCGCGGCCTCACCGCCTGGTGCTGAACCTACTGGAAGCTGAACTGCGCGCGCAGCCAGAGCGCCACCAGCAGCTGCATCTGGCGGCCGGGCAGGCGGCCGAGGCCGACGGCGAGGAGGTGCGCGCCCTGGGGCACTACCTGAAAGCGGGCGCGCAGGACACGGCGCTGGCGCTGGCTGAGCGGCTGGTGCGCCGGTACGAGGTACGGTGGGAACCCCGGCTGGTGCGCCAGGTGGTCGAGCAGTTGCCCGAAGCCCACCTGACCCCACAGCTGCGCCGGGCCTGGGGCCAGGCCCTGCTGGAAACGGGTGAGGCGGCGCGCGGTGAGGCGCTCTTGCGGACCCTACGGGCCGAGGGTCACCGCGACCGCCGGCTGCTGTTTGCGTTGGGGACGCTGGCGGCCCGCAGTGGACGCTTTCAGGAGCAGCTGTCCCTGGCCGATGAGGGCCTGGCCCTGACCCAGCCTGACGAACCGACCCTGAGCCTGCGGCGCCTGCGCGCCAGTGCCCTGCTGGGTTGTGGCGAGCTGGCTGCTGGCTTACAGGAAGCGCTGGCCGCCGCTGAGCAGGCCGAGACCGAGGATGACCTGCTGGGGTTAGGCGCGGCCCTGGCGCTGGTTCATGAGGCATACATGGTGCTGGGGCAGCCGCTCGACAGCGAACGGGCGCTGCGCCGGGGGCTGGAGGTCTATCAGGCGCTTGGAATGCCCAGCCGGGCGCTGGCACTTCAGAACGACCTGGCCTGTCTCCTCCAGGGGCAGGGCCGGATTGACGAGGGGCTGACAGTGGGCACGCAGGCGCTGACCCTGGCCACACAGGAAGGCAGCGTCATGCAGCCGCTGCTTCAGGCCACGCTGGGCGACCTGCACCGGGCTGCAGGGCAGTACGAGCAGGCCAGGGCGCTGTACGGGGCGGCGCTGGCTGGCAGCGCGGCTTTTAAGCTGGACACTCTGCCGCCGCTGATCTGGCCAGGGCTGGCCGAAGCGGCGCTGCGCTGCGGTGACCTGCCGGCCGCCAACGAGGCGCTGGCGCGGGCGCGGCACGCGGCGCCGCACGGCGCCAGTGAATCCGCCCATCAGCTGGCGCTGTGTGAGGGGCTGTTTGCCTTTGAGCAGCGGGACTGGGCAGCGGCCCAGACTTACTTTGCTCAGGCCGCCCAGTCCAGGGCGGCGTTCGGCGTGCAGGAACGGGCGCAGGCGTATCTGGCCGAACTGGCCCGGCAGATGGGCCGCCTGAACGCTGCCCACCTGGCCCCTCTGCGCCTTGCCCTGCAGCACCCCGAACGCAGCGTGCTCCGCGCCGACGCAGCGGTGCTGACGGAGTTGTTCGCCCTGTGCCAGGGAGGCGGTGAAGTGACTACTGGGCACCCGGCCTACCCCGCTGCGCCGGGCGTTCCCCGTTTACGGCTGGGCCTGCTGACCCTGGGCAGCCTCCGGGTCCAGGTGCAGGGCGAGCCTCTGCATCTTCCCAGAGCCAAATCCGGCGAGATTCTGGTGTGGCTGGCCCTGCATGGCCCCGGCACGCGGGAGCGCATTGTGGACGCTCTGTGGGACGGCTCGGCAGAACGGCGGCACGGTGAACATTTCCGTGTGGCGGTCCGGCAGCTGCGCTGCGCGCTGGCGGCCCATCCAGCGGTCACGTTCAATCCTCTGCCGTTCGAGGCGGGACTGTACCGCCTGGCCGAGGAGTTTGAGGTGTGTCTGGATAGCCGCCTGGCCCGCGCTGCTCTGGCGTCTGGAGAGCCAGAAGCGCTGCGCCGCGCCGCAGAAGCTTACGTCGGGCCATTTCTGCCGCAGCAGGACGCCGAATGGATTGCCGAGCTCCGGGGTGAGGTGGAAGCGGAGACGCTGGCGGCGGCCCTGACCCTGGGGGCGCAGATGCAGGCCACAGACCCGGCGCTGTCACTGTGGGCATATACGCGCGCCGCCGACTTGGACCCCATGAATGAACAGGCCCAGCGCGGCCTGCTGCGCGGTCACCTGAGGCGGGGTGATCAAGGGGCGGCTGACCGTGCCTACGCCCGGTACGCCCGCCGGCTTCTAGATGAACTGAACGAGGCCCCCGGCTTTACCCTGCGCGACTTGTAA
- a CDS encoding OsmC family protein: MKKTLNVTWLGEQRYLGLSESGHQLLIDNSAVKVGVSPMEALLGALATCTAYDVVEIMQKRRTPLARYRIEVEGTRAETTPKRYTQITVRHIASGAGITEEALHRAAHLSHEKYCSVAASLNSDIVVETRVEAGEAGEA; this comes from the coding sequence ATGAAGAAGACCCTGAATGTGACCTGGCTGGGCGAGCAGCGCTACTTGGGCCTCAGTGAGAGCGGCCACCAACTGCTGATTGACAACAGTGCCGTCAAGGTGGGCGTGTCGCCCATGGAGGCCCTGCTGGGCGCCCTGGCCACCTGTACCGCCTACGACGTCGTGGAAATCATGCAAAAGCGCCGAACCCCTCTGGCCCGCTACCGCATTGAGGTCGAGGGCACGCGCGCCGAGACCACCCCGAAGCGCTACACGCAAATTACGGTGCGCCACATTGCCAGCGGCGCGGGCATCACCGAAGAGGCGCTGCACCGGGCCGCGCACCTGAGCCACGAGAAATACTGCTCGGTGGCGGCCTCACTGAATAGTGACATCGTGGTGGAAACGCGCGTGGAAGCCGGAGAGGCTGGGGAGGCCTAG
- a CDS encoding ATP-binding response regulator, producing MTAHTLPGEEGQLRILHLEDNELDHELVTMHIDDLPWSVEVTRVEDEAGFVAALDAAAPHLILSDFALPSYDGLSAYRAASARWPQVPFIIVTGAMGEETAVDTLREGVTDYILKQRLERLPSSIRRAMAEVESQQQRARAEQEIRQLNENLRARLQEVERLRNTAERQSQVLEVQARQLEEALNLQKTFLAETSHELRTPLTALHGYLRRAEREAGGSQTLMDAQRVAENMTRLVNDLLQLSRGELVQSIEMHFMNLGQLLRQVGRDYGVRAPEGAYEIVGDPGRLTQVFVNLVTNAVRVTGSAELVGLEIEPRPGELEVRVVDHGPGVPDAVKPRIFDKFYRGKEAGSAGLGLTIAQQVVTAHGGTIEVVDTPGGGATFRVRLPLPEEDDDAGLDTELSPGLDGDLDTQQETGPGGALA from the coding sequence GTGACCGCGCATACCCTGCCCGGTGAGGAAGGCCAGCTCAGAATTCTGCACCTGGAAGACAACGAACTGGACCATGAGCTGGTCACCATGCACATTGACGACCTGCCCTGGAGCGTCGAGGTCACGCGGGTGGAGGACGAGGCCGGGTTTGTGGCAGCCCTGGACGCCGCCGCGCCGCACCTGATTCTCAGCGACTTTGCGCTGCCCAGCTACGACGGCCTGAGCGCCTACCGCGCCGCCAGCGCCCGCTGGCCGCAGGTGCCGTTCATCATCGTGACCGGCGCGATGGGCGAGGAAACGGCGGTGGACACGCTGCGCGAGGGCGTCACGGACTACATCCTCAAGCAGCGCCTGGAACGCCTGCCGTCCAGCATTCGCCGCGCCATGGCCGAGGTGGAGTCCCAGCAGCAGCGCGCGCGTGCCGAGCAGGAAATCCGGCAGCTGAACGAGAATCTCCGGGCCCGCCTGCAAGAGGTCGAGCGCCTGCGCAACACCGCCGAGCGCCAGAGTCAGGTACTGGAGGTTCAGGCCCGGCAGCTGGAAGAGGCCCTGAATCTGCAAAAGACCTTTCTGGCCGAGACCAGCCACGAGCTGCGCACGCCGCTGACCGCCCTGCACGGCTACCTGCGCCGCGCCGAGCGCGAGGCCGGCGGCTCGCAGACCCTGATGGACGCCCAGCGCGTGGCCGAAAACATGACCCGCCTGGTCAACGACCTGCTGCAACTCTCGCGCGGCGAGCTGGTCCAGAGCATCGAGATGCACTTCATGAATCTGGGACAGCTGCTGAGGCAGGTGGGCCGGGATTACGGCGTGCGGGCCCCGGAGGGCGCCTACGAAATCGTGGGCGACCCTGGGCGCCTGACCCAGGTGTTTGTCAATCTGGTGACCAACGCCGTGCGCGTCACCGGCAGCGCCGAGCTGGTGGGGCTGGAGATCGAGCCGCGCCCCGGCGAGCTGGAAGTGCGGGTGGTGGACCACGGCCCCGGCGTTCCCGACGCCGTCAAGCCGCGCATCTTTGACAAGTTCTACCGGGGCAAGGAGGCGGGCTCGGCGGGCCTGGGCCTGACCATCGCGCAGCAGGTGGTCACAGCGCACGGCGGCACCATTGAGGTCGTGGACACGCCGGGCGGCGGCGCGACCTTCCGCGTGCGCCTGCCACTGCCCGAGGAAGACGATGACGCCGGCCTGGACACCGAACTGAGCCCTGGTCTGGACGGTGACCTGGACACCCAACAAGAAACAGGTCCTGGGGGCGCGCTAGCGTAG
- a CDS encoding CHASE domain-containing protein: MRRRLRAPQAPLVVMVLVLVLTLAVALVVNAFVREQQRSRFEREAGVYSQSLRGRLLVYERLLEATRANWQAQGGTLSEATFARYVDGVDLPRRYPGVQAVGYAAWVTAAQTPALVQALRDAGNPGFQVRQADQPQAQRAVIALVGPLNTENSRALGFDMYSEPIRRLSFDLARQQGRAHATGVLPLLQRDRQGQPLRGFLVMLPVWRGAVPGGDLEGFLYVAVRADHFLQDLTPLEGGRLLVDVRLAGASLVAAPPDTAGQTFTVQVPQQIVGQDWVMAFGAGPDFARDTAAWVPALVFLLGLLIAGASYLLVKSQVDARGRAEALNVSLAQARTRQEQARAEFEAIFHAMQDAAAFTDEDGRIRMVNPALTAQFRTTPEALTGQRLGSLHLDRRLDGRATFQALTTPYARVDGTQFSGETQRSEVLGRAGERLGVLEVIRDVTERVAAERALQAEERRSRSILDAIPHIVQVSDSSGEVTFVNRQHAAQLGAGNLLGHVAASDRDAYLDMWRGAVAAEQGAQTEARLSLDGEERWFVLKVVPMTGEQGRVTGWVTTATDIHDRLHAERLAQRNEERYRGVIEGMPQIVWLADPSGQALYFNRQWTAFVGQDRAASGFLPLLHPDEREDYGRRWQVALRQGRPFEAEHRLRGEDGAYRTFVTRGLPVRDAAGRVIEWVGTSTDVDDSVYAENAARLLADVTEELTARSEDGDHIRHDRYRAALARLSARVADSGALWTVQPTRLVATSSPGATWHAAALHLVAAQAIERVLQTEDPVFIDHDPALHRVSATGAVFYPLVGRGGVLEGVLGLLYRQTITSRDSDLAQELAQRFASALSNDRLQERVLAAQADLQQLNQSLEERVAQRTLDLEGANRELEAFSYSVSHDLRTPLRHIVGFADLLGKDLGEGLPPKSGRYLSVIRDSASRMSQLIDDLLSFSRMGRQELRRVPVNLRDLTLSSWRGLEPDRAGRDVAFELPGEMPQVQGDEALLGLVMTNLLSNALKYTRGRDPARIWVTADAQGGQVQLTVRDNGVGFDPRYADKLFGVFQRLHRADEFEGIGIGLANVRRIVLRHGGAVSADSQPGEGATFTVTLPVGGPA, from the coding sequence ATGAGACGGCGCCTGCGCGCTCCCCAGGCGCCGCTGGTGGTCATGGTGCTGGTGCTGGTGCTGACCCTGGCAGTGGCGCTGGTGGTGAACGCCTTTGTCCGGGAACAGCAGCGCAGCCGCTTTGAACGGGAGGCGGGGGTCTACAGCCAGTCGCTGCGGGGCCGCTTACTGGTGTACGAGCGGCTGCTGGAGGCCACGCGGGCCAACTGGCAGGCCCAGGGCGGCACCCTCAGCGAGGCCACCTTTGCGCGGTATGTGGACGGCGTGGACCTGCCCCGGCGGTATCCCGGCGTGCAGGCGGTGGGGTACGCGGCCTGGGTCACGGCGGCGCAGACCCCGGCACTGGTGCAGGCCCTGCGGGATGCGGGCAATCCGGGCTTTCAGGTGCGCCAGGCCGATCAGCCGCAGGCGCAGCGGGCCGTGATTGCCCTGGTGGGGCCGCTGAACACGGAAAACAGCCGCGCCCTGGGCTTTGACATGTACAGCGAGCCCATCCGCCGCCTCAGCTTTGACCTGGCCCGGCAGCAGGGCCGCGCCCACGCCACAGGGGTCTTGCCGCTGTTGCAGCGCGACCGCCAGGGCCAGCCGCTGCGCGGGTTTCTGGTGATGCTGCCGGTGTGGCGCGGCGCGGTGCCGGGGGGTGACCTGGAAGGTTTTCTGTATGTGGCGGTGCGTGCTGACCACTTTTTGCAGGACCTGACCCCGCTTGAGGGGGGGCGCCTGCTGGTGGACGTGCGCCTGGCGGGCGCCTCGCTGGTGGCGGCACCGCCCGACACGGCGGGGCAGACCTTTACCGTGCAGGTGCCGCAGCAGATCGTGGGTCAGGACTGGGTGATGGCCTTTGGCGCCGGCCCCGATTTTGCGCGTGACACGGCGGCGTGGGTGCCGGCGCTGGTGTTTCTGCTGGGCCTGCTGATCGCCGGGGCGTCCTACCTGCTGGTCAAGTCGCAGGTGGACGCCCGGGGCCGCGCCGAGGCCCTGAACGTGTCGCTGGCCCAGGCCCGCACCCGGCAGGAACAGGCGCGCGCCGAGTTCGAGGCCATCTTTCACGCCATGCAGGACGCCGCCGCCTTTACCGATGAGGACGGGCGCATCCGCATGGTCAACCCGGCCCTGACCGCGCAGTTTCGCACCACGCCTGAGGCGCTGACGGGGCAGCGGCTGGGCAGCCTCCACCTGGACCGCCGCCTGGACGGGCGCGCGACCTTTCAGGCCCTGACCACCCCCTACGCCCGCGTGGACGGCACCCAGTTCTCGGGCGAGACCCAGCGCTCCGAGGTGCTGGGCCGGGCCGGCGAGCGGCTGGGGGTGCTGGAGGTCATCCGGGACGTAACCGAGCGCGTGGCCGCCGAGCGCGCCCTGCAGGCCGAGGAACGGCGCTCGCGCAGCATTCTGGACGCCATTCCGCACATTGTTCAGGTCAGCGATTCCAGCGGCGAGGTGACCTTTGTCAACCGGCAGCACGCCGCGCAGCTGGGGGCAGGCAATCTGCTGGGCCACGTGGCGGCCAGTGACCGCGACGCTTACCTGGACATGTGGCGCGGCGCTGTGGCCGCCGAGCAGGGCGCGCAGACCGAGGCGCGCCTCAGTCTGGACGGCGAGGAACGCTGGTTCGTGCTGAAAGTGGTGCCCATGACCGGCGAGCAGGGCCGCGTGACCGGCTGGGTGACCACTGCCACCGACATCCATGACCGCCTACACGCCGAGCGGCTGGCCCAGCGCAACGAGGAGCGCTACCGGGGCGTCATCGAAGGCATGCCGCAAATCGTGTGGCTGGCCGACCCGAGTGGTCAGGCGCTGTATTTCAACCGGCAGTGGACAGCATTTGTGGGCCAGGACCGCGCGGCCTCGGGCTTTTTGCCGCTGCTGCACCCCGATGAGCGCGAGGACTACGGGCGCCGGTGGCAGGTGGCCCTGCGCCAGGGCCGGCCCTTTGAAGCCGAACACCGCCTGCGCGGCGAGGACGGCGCGTACCGCACCTTCGTCACGCGCGGCCTGCCGGTGCGCGACGCCGCAGGGCGCGTGATTGAATGGGTGGGCACCAGCACCGACGTGGACGACTCGGTCTACGCCGAGAACGCCGCCCGGCTGCTGGCCGACGTGACCGAAGAATTGACAGCCCGCAGCGAGGACGGCGACCACATTCGCCATGACCGCTACCGCGCGGCCCTGGCCCGCCTCAGCGCCCGCGTGGCCGACAGCGGCGCCCTGTGGACGGTGCAGCCCACCCGGCTGGTGGCCACGTCCTCGCCGGGGGCCACCTGGCACGCGGCGGCGCTGCACCTCGTGGCGGCGCAGGCCATCGAGCGGGTGCTACAGACCGAAGACCCCGTGTTTATTGACCACGACCCGGCGCTGCACCGCGTCAGCGCCACCGGCGCCGTGTTCTATCCGCTGGTGGGGCGCGGTGGCGTCCTTGAAGGCGTGCTGGGGCTGCTGTACCGCCAGACCATCACCAGCCGCGACTCGGACCTGGCCCAGGAACTCGCGCAGCGGTTTGCCTCGGCGCTCAGCAACGACCGCCTGCAGGAGCGGGTGCTGGCCGCCCAGGCCGACCTGCAACAGCTCAACCAGTCCCTTGAAGAGCGGGTGGCCCAGCGCACCCTGGACCTTGAAGGTGCCAACCGCGAACTCGAAGCCTTCAGTTACAGCGTCAGCCACGACCTGCGCACGCCGCTGCGGCATATCGTGGGCTTTGCCGACCTGCTGGGCAAGGACCTCGGCGAGGGGCTGCCGCCCAAGAGCGGGCGCTACCTGAGCGTCATCCGGGACTCGGCCAGCCGCATGAGCCAGCTGATTGACGACCTGCTGTCCTTTTCCCGCATGGGCCGCCAGGAACTGCGGCGGGTGCCCGTCAATCTGCGCGACCTGACCCTGAGCAGCTGGCGGGGCCTGGAACCCGACCGCGCAGGCCGCGACGTGGCCTTTGAGCTGCCAGGGGAGATGCCCCAGGTGCAGGGGGACGAGGCGCTGCTGGGCCTGGTTATGACCAACTTGCTGTCCAACGCCCTGAAATACACCCGTGGCCGTGACCCCGCGCGCATCTGGGTCACGGCCGACGCTCAGGGCGGCCAGGTACAGCTCACGGTGCGGGACAACGGCGTGGGCTTTGACCCCCGTTACGCGGATAAACTGTTTGGTGTGTTTCAACGTCTGCACCGCGCCGATGAATTTGAAGGCATCGGCATTGGCCTGGCGAACGTTCGCCGTATCGTTTTGCGTCATGGGGGCGCCGTGAGCGCCGACAGCCAGCCGGGCGAGGGCGCCACCTTCACGGTCACGCTGCCGGTGGGTGGGCCGGCGTGA
- the aroE gene encoding shikimate dehydrogenase, protein MSLPDATPLRAFLFADPAAHSLSPAMHGAAFRAAGLAGTYEARCVPAADLLAALETLRQPGVLGANLSLPHKETALGLMDDLTPAARAIGAVNTVVHREGQLTGDNTDAPGLWQALSEAGYAWEQGANVVVLGAGGAARAAVYTALVLGEQNVWLVNRTFGRAQAIAQAWANPDAEVQVVAAEAQAVPWPEVSLVINASSAGLNNPTETPLDAAWLAQLPAHALVYDMVYKPAETRLMRDARVLGLLAANGLGMLAHQARLAFAAWTDAKVPAQVFLDALAPQATAPGDQA, encoded by the coding sequence GTGAGCCTGCCGGACGCTACACCTCTGCGCGCCTTCCTGTTTGCCGACCCGGCCGCGCATTCCCTGTCCCCCGCGATGCACGGCGCGGCGTTCCGGGCGGCTGGCCTGGCGGGCACGTATGAAGCCCGGTGCGTGCCGGCCGCCGACCTGCTAGCGGCGCTGGAGACCCTGCGCCAGCCGGGGGTACTGGGCGCCAACCTCAGCCTGCCGCACAAGGAAACGGCGCTGGGGCTGATGGATGACCTGACGCCTGCCGCGCGGGCCATCGGAGCGGTGAACACCGTGGTGCACCGGGAAGGGCAGTTGACCGGTGACAACACGGATGCGCCGGGCTTGTGGCAGGCGCTCTCTGAAGCGGGGTACGCCTGGGAGCAGGGCGCCAATGTGGTGGTCCTGGGGGCTGGCGGCGCTGCGCGGGCCGCCGTGTACACCGCCCTGGTTCTGGGAGAGCAGAACGTCTGGTTGGTCAACCGCACCTTTGGGCGGGCCCAGGCCATCGCGCAGGCCTGGGCCAATCCGGACGCAGAGGTTCAGGTGGTCGCCGCCGAAGCCCAGGCGGTGCCCTGGCCAGAGGTCTCTCTGGTCATCAACGCCAGCAGCGCGGGCCTGAACAACCCCACAGAGACCCCGCTGGACGCGGCGTGGCTGGCCCAACTGCCCGCCCACGCACTGGTGTACGACATGGTCTATAAGCCCGCCGAGACCCGCCTGATGCGGGACGCCCGCGTCCTGGGCCTGCTCGCCGCCAACGGCCTGGGGATGCTGGCCCATCAGGCGCGGCTGGCCTTTGCCGCCTGGACCGACGCCAAGGTGCCGGCCCAGGTGTTTCTAGACGCCCTGGCTCCTCAGGCAACAGCACCTGGGGATCAGGCATGA
- the ybeY gene encoding rRNA maturation RNase YbeY: MIDLIVRKTPPAGLRGALRASLEAVTTHFGVQEREITVVLVGDRTIRALKREHWGEDAATDVLSFPTWEPGDPFMPPHLGDIVISLDTAARQAEARGHSLTREVALLASHGVTHLVGHDHPHAEGLGFEEGATGEEWAVFHAAWDAARAALPAGV, encoded by the coding sequence ATGATTGACCTGATTGTTCGCAAGACGCCGCCAGCGGGCCTCAGGGGCGCCCTGCGCGCCAGCTTGGAGGCGGTGACCACGCACTTTGGGGTCCAGGAGCGCGAGATCACGGTGGTGCTGGTCGGCGACCGCACCATTCGTGCCCTCAAACGCGAACACTGGGGCGAAGACGCCGCCACCGATGTCCTGAGTTTTCCCACCTGGGAGCCCGGCGACCCGTTTATGCCGCCGCATCTGGGGGACATCGTGATCAGTCTGGACACGGCGGCGCGCCAGGCCGAGGCGCGGGGCCACAGCCTGACGCGCGAGGTCGCGCTGCTGGCCAGCCACGGCGTCACGCACCTGGTGGGCCACGATCACCCCCACGCTGAGGGCCTGGGCTTTGAGGAAGGCGCCACCGGCGAAGAGTGGGCGGTGTTTCACGCCGCGTGGGACGCGGCCCGCGCCGCGCTGCCTGCCGGGGTATGA
- a CDS encoding diacylglycerol kinase → MTGGSALSLRRFLRSAGFAWAGVRHAYRSQPNFRIECWAAALALGLTAVLGAPLAPILLTCALVLSLELLNTALEAVVDLVSPELHPLAKVAKDAAAAAVLLASLGALGVGAAVLGPPLLGVLRGGLP, encoded by the coding sequence ATGACCGGCGGCTCAGCCCTGAGCCTGCGGCGTTTTCTGCGCTCGGCGGGCTTTGCCTGGGCCGGGGTGCGCCACGCCTACCGCAGCCAGCCCAATTTCCGGATCGAGTGCTGGGCCGCCGCGCTGGCCCTGGGCCTGACCGCCGTGCTGGGCGCACCCCTGGCCCCCATTCTGCTGACCTGCGCCCTGGTGCTGAGCCTGGAACTGCTGAACACCGCGCTGGAAGCGGTCGTGGACCTGGTCAGCCCAGAGCTTCACCCGCTGGCCAAGGTGGCCAAAGACGCGGCCGCCGCCGCCGTGCTGCTGGCCAGCCTGGGCGCGCTGGGGGTGGGCGCCGCCGTCCTGGGGCCCCCGCTCCTGGGGGTGCTGCGGGGCGGGCTGCCATAA